The Halorussus gelatinilyticus genome contains the following window.
GTCCACGCTCGGGTATGACCTGTCCGACCTGTGGAAGCGAGCAGTTACTCCTCTCCGTCCCGACCGACCTGCGGTCGTACCTACCCGAAGCGAGCGAGCGCGTCGCGGTCTGTACGCGCTGTCTGGCGCTCGAACCGACAGACGAGGAGTCGCCGGACACAGCCGACTTCATTCGCATCAGTGACGCCTTCCCCGACGGCGAGGCGGGCGTGGCGATGGCGCTCGCGGTCGGGTTGCTCGACTCGCTGGCGCTCTACCGGAGCGAGATCGCGGCCTTACTCGAACGCGTCGAGCGCGCCGGTACCGACCCGCTTCTCGTGTTGGACCGTCTCGACGCCGACGCCGGAGTAGAACCGCACTTCGACGTGGACCGGCGGCGGACGCAGGTCGAGCAGTTGTTGTACGAGTAGCCGGGCAGCCAGTCGGTCGTTGGGT
Protein-coding sequences here:
- a CDS encoding DUF6276 family protein, whose protein sequence is MTCPTCGSEQLLLSVPTDLRSYLPEASERVAVCTRCLALEPTDEESPDTADFIRISDAFPDGEAGVAMALAVGLLDSLALYRSEIAALLERVERAGTDPLLVLDRLDADAGVEPHFDVDRRRTQVEQLLYE